Below is a window of Perca fluviatilis chromosome 14, GENO_Pfluv_1.0, whole genome shotgun sequence DNA.
TTTCTTAAGTACTCACAGTTTAAGGCCGCTCCTCCCAGGATCACCGAAGGTCCCTTTCTTTCGAAGGACACCCGCTAGCCTTCTTTGGTCACCGTGCTGAGGGAGGCCAAGCACTCGGGGGCTCTGACCATCCGAGCGGGTAGGGAAATGCACTCCGCtgggagataacaggaggtctgaCTGTCAAGATCGGTCCCCGCCAGGCTGCAACTCGCCGcgggcggttaaagaggagtcTGAGCTGTCCCCCGTGGGGTGTCCCCAGCCTGTATGGCAGGGGTGGAGGAAAAATAGGGTCTTccaaaaaagccacaaaaaattCACGGGTTTTTTGGTTCTCTAGCTCAACACGAGCTCAGGTATTCTTATTTTATAtgaagcagagaaaaaaaaaacaaataagctatgttgaataaaaatgaaaatgaacaaaGCCCCGAACCTAGTAGATTCGGTGAGTAATTCCTCTAAATGCTGAAGTACTAAAACCCTCGCATCCAAAGAGCAAGGTGccctaacattttttttttttgattcacTCCCCTAGACGCAGCTGGCTTGTTTCACCAATCTTTAAGCCCTTGTAGGGTAACATAAGCTAATACAAATACGAGCCAAAAGGCACGTTCACAAAAGTCAGACGGCACGTACAGGAATAAGCTAAAGCAAATACAAGCCAAAAGGTACGCACACCAGAGTCAGAAGGCACATACAGGAAGATTCACATATGAACATCAGTGACCCTCaccataggcgccgataccgtgggtgctccggagctcgagcacccacggaaaatactgagcacccacgtgtgccagactagacattcatttaaaattaaacattgcagttggtgctaagtggagcgtctgtcatagtgtgattggttatttcggtggcattgattcttaatttcccatgaagctgatcgcggttacgtgtcagttaaacttttcatctccaatcctatctttgagaagtggcgctgtccggAGTTGAAatcctactttacggctttattatcgagttaataggcgtgtgttcgtgtcggccgctgtccattttctaaggttctgaaatgcaaacaatttttgacttttttttttaaggcgtGCGCCTGTgcgcacccacggaggaaaacataaatcggctcCTATGAACCTCGCaccttctccttttttttgcaGCAGTCTCCTACTCTCTTTCATTTGAAAGCAGACAGTCAAAACCATGATCCATTTACAATACATACCAATATTTTTATAgcattattatacatttttatctGTTTTCGGGTTAATACACTTCTAAGCAGTAATatagttttagctgttttttggGTTTTCAACTGAACCTCCGTTCAACACTTCCCAAAACAAACCCCGTCAGACTAACGTTACGTCACATGACCACCTGTCTTAAAGGGGAAGGGTCAGCTGGTAGCAATCATGTAAAAGGAGAACGATGAAAGATTACTTTTCTATCAAGCAGCAAAAAGGTTTTAGTGTCAACATCACAACTTCCTGCAATGTGATTATTGTGCATGCGCACATCGCGAtgtagaaatgaaatgaaacaaaatatcgtgcagccctacaatAGATGTGAGGAGATGCCGACTTTAGCACCCTTCACCATTTCATGTTGattgtaatttgtttttcattcagGAGATGAAGGCTTGTTCAAAATGTTCACACGTCTTACTCTCTGCTGCACACTAAATAAACTGACCACAGACCGGATGATACAGAAAAAAGCAGCACACATTCAttgcaaaaaagcattttatatagaaaatatacacatatttgtagatcctttaaaaaagtaaaaaaggtaAGCTAAAGCTGATTTTCTTACATGGTAATGTCAAACAAGTTCACACCACAAAGTCACTTAGTCAAGTACAATGTTTGTAATTAAtcaagcattttaaaatatttaaacatataAAGGTATTCTTTTCATGCGGTATCTCGAGTAAGGAATGGAGAACTACAGTAATAATTTgctctataaaaaaaagtttctgtTTTAGACTTTTGGTGGCTTTAAGTCACAcataatgactttttttccctctgagTACTTTACCCAAAGTCTACTTCCTTCTTTCGGTGTAATTTATTAACCTGGATCTCTATTGGCTCCAGCAGTCTCTCTGTGTTGAGCAGCTGTCTCTCATTATCTCTCTTTGTCTGGTCCAGTTTCCACTGGGCCCGCAGTAggtcttctttttctcttagtAGTTCCTCCGGTTTGTCAAACGTCGCCTCTCGCTCTGTTATTTCCTTCTCCACAGCCTGGAGATTCTGCTTGTTTACTTCCTGCtccccctccacctcctccaggaGCTCTTTGAGTCGACCCCTCTGGTTCTCCAGTTCAGTCTTCAACTCCATCAGTGTGCTGACCACATCTTCTCCGTCTTCCTCTGTCTTCAGCGACTCCTTTTGAAGCTGTGCGTTTCTCTTCACCGACTCTGCTTTCCCGCCTTctcaataataaaaacagaaatgtttgtAAGGGTTAAGCAAATAGTAATCACAATCACAATTGTTTTATTTGATAACTTACTGATAACGATAAAATGTGTGGAATCTCATGAAATATCACTTTAAATAATATCAAagatattttcacattttaaatgattatCCTTTGTTAGTTTTTATAACTTATACATGTCAATAATGCTGCATAACACTATTTGTCTTCATTGGTACAACAATTACAGTCAAGCCTTTGTTGGCTATGAAATTCGGATTCAGATCCACATTAGCTGCAACTAAAATAGCAgatactcttcctggggtccacatacaacaaaacataacataaaaaacatgtaaatCAAGACCTATAACACAAATAAGTCTTGATAAAACGTGTGTAAGAGAAGTAATGTTTTCAGGCTGTTTCCAACAATGCTGCTTCAAAttcataaaagaaaaaaaactggaaaatgagaatccaaGACTAGTGACTTACGTTTCCATCTGTACATGGCATAAGCAGCTAGAATCAAACTTAAAGCCATATCAACCAGGACACCACCCAGGCTCATGTGGTGACACACTGTGGAAATGGATTCAACCAAACCAGCTGAAATGACAGCAGAACAACACACCATTCACTTTCAAATAAAAGTTCAAACATCTTCAGGTATGGCTGCTAATTAAGATGAATGTTTTGGTTCTTATGAGCTTGTTGCATCTTTGTAATGCAGATATGTTTTCTGAAAACCAAAATGCACTTTTGCAAAAGGATTTATTGTGCAGAACCATGCTTCACTAATGCAAAACTCTTTAGGCCTATACTGCAAATGTAATTGGGCCAGATTTGGAAATGTAGAAAATGTGACATTTAGCTAATTAAAAATTAAAGATTTTAAATCTTCGAAATTGACATAAAAAATCTATATTTCACATTATGGGTGAATTTACAAAACAAATACTGCTGCTACTGACCCCAAAATAAGTGTGTTAGTTACCTCCACACGTGTGTATAAGCAGAAGGATGAAGACGGTATCAAGGGGCATTGATCCACTGACGACCGTGAATGCAGGTTCAAAGAACAGTCCATCTGTCACGTTCAGCTTTGTGGGattctaaaaaaagaaataaaccagCTGTTAATTACAGAAGGAGTGTGGAATATTGAAGAAAAAAGTGGTATTGCAAAATAGTAATGACAAAAAGTACTCAGATGGCACTGAGGTGTTAGGATGTTTGCAGTAGATAGGTCAAACATAAGGTAGTGTGGGAGTTAAATAACCACAGTAGAAGTTAATTACAACTTACAagttagtctggatcaatggaagtaTACAGTATTTTCAGGATGATTGCCTCACATCACGCACCGGATGTCTCTCACCTTCCAAtctgtgtgttgccattctcaaactctgttcactttgacaaacaacaacaaacttcgagctagcaagctaaaaGCTGAAAATGGCAGCGTTTGAacaaaatttggatcgtgcaataaggcaggtctgcttggttctttctggaaatgattgtaaagatttacaaagaataagttttggcatttcctctctaactgggaagttttgggaccgattggtgggattgctgtggaagAAGTTCTCACAGTGATACACTTGTAAGAgaaaattatgtttaaccatgtatccagaaAATTTAAATAGctaatgttactgtattgtgtgaacacttaacttcatttaatattgtatgtggcgttttcttttgcagcgTGCattttttccaccaaaacaagttacttcctgagactattttgcagagacgccgtggctccatccggagcttagcaccactcaagtcgattgtgattggtttaaagaaatgcaaacaacccagagaacTTTTTCCTCCTGTCCTGGAAAGCATCTGTTGTGTAGCAAGACATtaatccacagcgctgtggaaatAGGGTTGGCAATGCAAGATTACAAGTTGGTTAATACTTTTAAAGTCATGTACATGTAATGTACACCCTCTCTATGCAGGTGTTTAGTCATTCCTTAGTTACTGGTAGAAGGGTTAGACCGATGGGAGAACTTAATAATAGAAGAGAAAAAGTTAGCTACTTTCTCTTTATTAGAATTATTTTGATTTGGCACTTTTTGAATGCATTTGCCATCACAGCTCTGTAGCCCAGTATACAGCAGCTCCGCTGGTCTTCAACCTACCCAGATTATTTGACGTGTCTGCTCATATACCATTCAAGTCACTGGTACGTGCCCACCGTGCTGTGAATGATTGAGGCCCTCCTATATCCACGACATGGTTAAAACCAAACACCCCAGGCCATCCACTACGCTCTGCTACTGCCTATCTGGTCACTACTCCCAAACTACGAGAGGGCTCAGCTACCACTTAACAAAGTCATGACTGTTTGTTGTCCTGGCTCCTCAATGGAGGAACGAGCTCCCACTGACATTATGTTAGCATAAACTCCACACATCTTCCATAAGATAACAAAAGTTGTTTCTAAATGTAGTACTAGAAGCAGTTCAGCATATCTGATGAAGTTGATGTACCTGCGTGGTTCTTGCAGTTCTTGGGTTGTACCAACATGATTAAATTAACCAGCTTTGAATAAGAATATTGGCAAAATAAATGCAATGAACTGTATGTTGAAAGTAGAGAGATGAAAGGAAATGCATCAAAGGTCCCCCAGCAGGGCATAAACCTCAATTTATTCAAACATGAAGCAATTGGTTGAATTTGCTGTCTTTTGCAACTTTTTCTCCAATAGGACTGGTATTTTTATGCAACTAATTTCCGTTATCAAAAAAGGAAATTGGGCATTGTCTTTACAATGTATAGGAATTCAGTTCATATAAAACATCTGCAAAATGTtcaatctctctctttcacctTTGTACATTGTGGTTGGATTTTCCTCATCATCTGCGTGAGCTCCTTCTCCTGTTCCATCAATATGTTGGGCACATTTTCCAATTCTTTTTCCTTCTGTGACTGTTGAAACAGTGGATTTGTCTCTGCATTGACCATTTTCTCATCTTTTGGGAAATAGTCTAAAATCAAACAGCACACAAAAGCACAGCAGCATTGTAATAAAACAGTCCATATTTACATGGGAAGGCATTCATTCAAGCCTTTCATTCCAAAGAGCAACATAAACCATACAGTACAGCACAAAGATACTTCCATAATGTGAtcacaaatattttaaatatgtgtATCAAACTGTGACTTACAATTCACTGTAGCCAAGGctaaggcagcagcagcagcaacaacagagatGACGGTACGCATGACAGTGATGATATAATATGTAGCACTGGATGACAGTCAGCTGGAAAGATAAAACACAATACAATGTGGCACTTAAAGTCACTTACAGAAACATTACAACTTACCTGACAATGAGTTAAGAGTAATGTTTCTTTGATTACAAAACTGAAACCGCTTGCTGCTGCTGACAGCATGCATGCTGTTTAAACTTTTTATCTACTTAGTTTGGACTTTTTAATTAACAAAATTTAGATCAGAGTTAGAAACTGATTTGTTGTACAACTTACAATAGAATGAGCAATGTATGTAGAAGAGTTGAATTTACAAAAGCTTCCCTACCCACTTTGTGCATTACAGTCTCCTTGGCGATCACAGTCCTCAAATGAAATACCTTGTACTTTGATCCAGTCAACTGTAATCAGGTAAGGTGTGTTGACTTGTGATTTTCCTGCCTTTGTGCTGCAGCTCAAAAGtctccaaaaaacaaaacaaaatctttttaaaaaggCATCCTTAACCTGGTTGTTTTCTTTggattttcttaactttctagctttacattttgtgacatATGCTCTTGTCTTCATTCCTTCTTTTGCTGATCTTCATCCTGTAAAACACTTTGTAGCGtctgtttttaaaagtgctgaAACTTTTTTCTATAGCTTTAACAGttaggaagtaacctcctttcCAAAAAACAAGGAAGTTGTGTTTTAGTTGTGATTCATGTTCTTTACAGTAGAATCAAACAGTGATATGTTTCACAgtgaaaaaatacaaacttcCACAGAAgctttttagattttattttatttagattttcaAAATACCTACAACAATCTGCTAATTCCCAACAAAAAACAGTGACGATACTAAATGCCAAACAAATCTCAAAGCTCAGTTCATACGGTTTATCTCTGACATCGTATATAAACACCCATATATGTTATTACAAATCTTATCCACATACACATTTTTTGTCTGCATACAATCAGTTATATCTATTTGATTTTTAACATCCATCATACATGAACTTCAGCTGCACCTAGTGATAATACACCCCCTTTAATACTGTACACTGTTTCATACAATTTCAAGCtacacttaaaggtccaatatgtaatactgacagctattgttttaaatagttacttcagtacaaattcaaaacactggagagagtcgtctctcccgccagactcgaagttcacggaggttgccaggctgagaccgcagcatccacaacaatgttgctagacgattgtctcacatagccagacattactccactgcacagcggagtagctaacggtagatgctggctatattgacagtcatagaagcccgtgctcacgcggagctctgtaaccaactgacagacacactttttcggcttagaattacagtatgaaccagCAAAAACCccacaacctcaccgtcctctccacacgccagacaggcacacttcctcggcttagaattacaataggaaccgttaaaaataccactaccttgccgactgaacacacttcattagcttagaattacggcaacaactGCAAAcccacagtcctctctttccgatttacagccccccctCTCGTGCAGGTTTGCACATGTGCTTGTTATATTTCTATACTACTAAAACTTTAAAGTATCAAAAATTTTGAGAATGCCTGCTTTTATGCTTTGATCCTTAAGTAGACTGTAAAAAGTCCATCCACAGCTGTAGGAAAACATTTAAGTCCAGCGTTTACAATTATGTAGAAAACTATAATACAATGCAAACAACATAAAAATAGATGTCAGGTGTTGCAGGCTGCTGGTTTTTATATTAGAGTGAACAGCACTGACTGGTTAATATTTAATCTTAGGACAGTCTCCGAACTGTAAACTGGAGCTGTGCGTCTGCTTCCTTTAGCACCCTTCACCATTTCATGTtgattggaatttgtttttcattcagGAGATGAAGGCTTGTACAAAATGTTCACACATTTCTTACTCTCTGCTGCACACTAAATAAACTGACAACAGATTGGATGATACAGAAACAAAAGCAGCACACCTTCGTTGCTAAAAGCATTTTATATAGCAAATGTACACATTGTAGatcctttaaaaaagtaaaaaaagataaGGTAAAATAGATATTCTTACATGGTAATGTCAAACATGTAACAATTTCACACCACAAACTTACTTAGTCAAGTAAAATGTTTGTAATAAAtcaagcattttaaaatatttaaacatataAAGGTATTCTTCTCATCCGGTATCTCAAGGAAGCAATGGAGCATAAATCAAGGCCGTTCCCTGTAGTACTACAGTAATAATTTGCTCCATAAAAAAAGGTTCTTTTAGACTTTTGGTGGCTTTAAATAACACATAATTACTTTTTTCCCTCTGAGTATTTTACCCAAAAGCAACTTCCTTCTTTTGGTGTATTTTATTAACCTGGATCTCTATTGGCTCCAGCAGTCTCTCTGTGTTGAGCAGCTGTCTCTCATTATCTCTCTTTGTCTGGTGCAGTTTCCACTGGGCCCGCAGTaggtcttctttttttcttagtaGTTCCTCCGGTTTGTCAAACGTCGCCTCTCGCTCTGTTATTTCCTTCTCCACAGCCTGGAGATTCTGCTTGTTTACTTCCCGCtccccctccacctcctccaggaGCTCTTTGAGTCGACCCCTCTGGTTCTCCAGTTCAGTCTTCACCTCCATCAGTGTGCTGACCACATCTTCTCCGTCTTCCTCTGTCTTCAGCAACTACTTTTGAAgctgtgtgtttctcttcaCCAACTCTGCTTTCCGCCTTCTCAATAATAGAAACAGAAATGTTTGTAAGGGTTAAGCAAATAGTAATTCATATCACAATTGTTTTATCTGATAGAATTTGGCTTGTGACATTAGATATATATGACAAATGAGACAAAAGAATGTTTTGGACTAACTtacaataaaaatgacaacaaaatgtGTGGAATCTCATGAAGTATAACTTTAAATAATATCAAagatattttcacattttaaatgattaaCCCTTGGTTAGTTTTTATAACGtatacatgtaaataatgcTGCGTAACACTATTTACTTTTCTTCATCGGCACAGCAGTTACAGTCAAGCCTTTATTGGATATGAAATTCGGATCCCCATTAGCTCCCAGTAAAATAGCACTAaaactcttcctggggtccacacataacaaaacataacttaaacaacatataaaaaaagacatataaCACAAATAAGATATATAATAAAACTGGGATAGATAAATAGAACTGTGACTTACGTTTCCATCTGTACTTGGCATAAGCAGCTAGAATAAAACTTAAAGCCATATCAACCAGGACACCACCCAGGCTCATGTGGTGACACACTGTGGAAATGGATTCAACCAAATCAGCTGAAATGACAGCAGAACAACACACCATTCACTTCCCAATAAAAGTCCAAATATCTTCAGGTATGGCTGCTAATTAAGATGAATGTTTTGGTTCTTAAGAGCTTGTTGCAACTTTGTAATGCAGATTTGTTTTCTGAAAACCAAAATGCACTTTTGCTAAAAGGATTTATTGTGCAGAACCATACTTTACTAATGCAAAACTCTTATTTAGGCCTATGTAGTAACTTCAAATGTAATTGGGCCGGATTTGGAAATGTAGAAAATGTGACATTGAGCTAATTaacaaaattttaaatgttaGAAGTTCACTTAAAAATTCTATATTTCACATTATGGGTGAATTTAAGACCAATAATACGACCCATGAGTACAAAACATATACTACTGCTACTACCCAAAATAAGTGTGTTAGTTACCTCCCCACGTGTGTCTAAGCAGAAGGATGAAGACGGTGTCAAGGGTCATTGATCCACTGACGACAATGAATGCAGGTTCAAAGAACAGTCCATCTGTCATGCTCAGCTTTGTGggattctaaaaaaaaaagaaataaactaGCTGTAAATCCCAAAAAGATTGTGGaatattgaataaaaaagtGGTATTGATAGAACaataaatattcatgacacaaAGTACTCAGACGGCACTGATGTGTTAGGATGTTTGCTGTAGATAGGTCAAACATGAGGTAGTATAGTAGTTAAATAACCAAGATAAAAGTTAATTACAACTTACAAGGTAGTCTGAATCAATGGAAGTATACAGTATTTTCAGGATAATTGCCTCACATCATGCACCAGATGTCTCTCACCTTCCCAtctgtgtgttgccattctcaaactctgttcgacgacaaacaacaaacttcgagctagcaagctaaatGCTGAAAATTGgacttttaaagaaaatttggatcatgcaataaggcaggtctgcttggttctttctgaaaatgattgtaaagatttacaaagaatatatgtacggcatttcctctctaactggaacgttttgggactgattggggGGAtggctgtggacgaagtacacacggagatacactggtaagacgccaatgaggtttaaccatgtgtcagctaatttaaatagctaatgttactgtattgtttgaacagttaacttaatttaatattgtatgtggcgttttcttttgcagcgTGCatattttccaccaaaacaagttacttcctgagactattttgcagagacgccgtggctccatccggagcttagcgccactcaagtcgattgtgattggtttaaacaaatgcaaacaacccagagaacTTTTTCCTCCTGTCCTGGAAAGCATCTGTTGTGTAGCAAGACATtaatccacagcgctgtggaaatAGGGTTGGCAATGCAAGATTACAAGTTGGTTAATACTTTTAAAGTCATGTACATGTAATGTACACCCTCTCTATGTGTAACAGAGTTATTTAGTGATTCCACTTGCCAGGGTTTAATCCACCAAGTTTAATTACCAAGAGGTTTTCTTGGCATTCTGTATTGTGGTTGGTCAGTGGGCGTCTCCTCTGTAGATATATGCCCTTGTACGTGATTTAGCAGTGCCAGTGCACGAGGAGTGTGCCCGTGTTAGGTTGGATTGCACCCAGTCATAAGCACATTTTAATGGTttcttttaataatatttcattTACACACCATGTTGATATGATGATGCATAAATACTTCAGTAGAATGTAGCGACGGCTATGTATACCTAAAGTACTGTATGAAATGCTTATCTCGGGCAATGTACAGAAAGTGCTGAGGTcatgctagttagcttagccGGCTAGTTAGTGTAGCATGCTAGGTCGCTAATTTGCTTTTGTCCATCTGTAATTAGAATGACTGGGTGTGTACGCTGTGTCCTACGTGGCTGACCAGGATATAATTCTTTGTTTACCAGGTACatattgtattgttttgttCACATATTTGTTCAATTTAATGTCGTGTTGTGATATTATATATGCCATTGTACATGATTTAGCAGTGTGCCCGTGAATGACTGGGTGTGTACGCTGTGTACTACGTGGCTGACCAGGATATAATTCTTTGTTTACCAGAATAAATCCGACAACATTGAGAAGCAAGTGTGAAGTCTTC
It encodes the following:
- the LOC120572202 gene encoding uncharacterized protein LOC120572202 isoform X4, which codes for MTRKIQPQCTKNPTKLNVTDGLFFEPAFTVVSGSMPLDTVFILLLIHTCGAGLVESISTVCHHMSLGGVLVDMALSLILAAYAMYRWKRGKAESVKRNAQLQKESLKTEEDGEDVVSTLMELKTELENQRGRLKELLEEVEGEQEVNKQNLQAVEKEITEREATFDKPEELLREKEDLLRAQWKLDQTKRDNERQLLNTERLLEPIEIQVNKLHRKKEVDFG
- the LOC120572202 gene encoding uncharacterized protein LOC120572202 isoform X1; the encoded protein is MRTVISVVAAAAALALATVNYYFPKDEKMVNAETNPLFQQSQKEKELENVPNILMEQEKELTQMMRKIQPQCTKNPTKLNVTDGLFFEPAFTVVSGSMPLDTVFILLLIHTCGAGLVESISTVCHHMSLGGVLVDMALSLILAAYAMYRWKRGKAESVKRNAQLQKESLKTEEDGEDVVSTLMELKTELENQRGRLKELLEEVEGEQEVNKQNLQAVEKEITEREATFDKPEELLREKEDLLRAQWKLDQTKRDNERQLLNTERLLEPIEIQVNKLHRKKEVDFG